A single genomic interval of Trinickia acidisoli harbors:
- the accD gene encoding acetyl-CoA carboxylase, carboxyltransferase subunit beta → MSWLDKLLPPKIKQTDPKSRKGIPEGLWVKCPSCEAVLYRNDVEANLHVCPKCSHHMRIGARARLDALLDAEGRYEIGQEIVPVDALKFKDSRKYPERLKDAMDETGETDAMVVMGGAIHTLPVVVACFEFAFMGGSMGSVVGERFARGAQNALEQQVPFICFTASGGARMQESLLSLMQMAKTTAMLTKLSDAKLPFISVLTDPTMGGVSASFAFLGDVVIAEPKALIGFAGPRVIEQTVREKLPEGFQRAEFLVQKGAIDMIVDRRKLREEVARLIALLTRQPADAVA, encoded by the coding sequence ATGAGCTGGCTCGACAAACTGCTGCCGCCCAAGATCAAACAGACCGACCCGAAAAGCCGCAAGGGCATTCCCGAGGGGCTTTGGGTCAAGTGTCCGTCGTGCGAGGCCGTGCTTTATCGCAACGACGTCGAGGCGAATCTGCATGTTTGTCCGAAATGCAGCCATCACATGCGCATCGGTGCGCGCGCTCGTTTGGATGCGCTGCTCGACGCCGAAGGCCGCTACGAGATCGGACAGGAAATCGTCCCTGTCGACGCGCTCAAATTCAAGGACAGCCGGAAGTATCCCGAGCGCTTGAAGGACGCGATGGACGAAACCGGCGAAACCGATGCGATGGTGGTCATGGGCGGTGCGATCCATACGCTGCCCGTCGTCGTCGCCTGCTTCGAATTCGCGTTCATGGGCGGATCGATGGGCTCGGTCGTCGGTGAGCGCTTCGCGCGTGGCGCGCAAAATGCGCTCGAACAGCAAGTGCCGTTCATTTGCTTCACCGCTTCGGGCGGCGCGCGGATGCAGGAGAGCCTGCTTTCGCTGATGCAGATGGCGAAGACGACGGCCATGCTGACGAAGCTCTCCGACGCGAAGCTGCCGTTCATCTCCGTGCTGACGGACCCGACGATGGGTGGGGTGTCCGCGAGCTTCGCGTTCCTCGGCGACGTGGTGATCGCCGAGCCGAAGGCGCTGATCGGCTTTGCGGGCCCGCGCGTGATCGAGCAAACCGTGCGCGAGAAGCTGCCCGAAGGCTTCCAGCGCGCCGAGTTTCTGGTGCAAAAGGGTGCGATCGACATGATCGTCGACCGTCGCAAGCTGCGCGAGGAAGTGGCGCGGCTCATCGCGTTGCTCACGCGCCAGCCCGCGGACGCCGTCGCCTAA
- the trpA gene encoding tryptophan synthase subunit alpha, translating to MSRIEQTFAALAARNKKGLIPFITAGYPDPARTVEFMHALVAGGADVIELGVPFSDPMADGPVVQRSSERALAHGVTLKHVIADVKRFREQDAKTPVVLMGYANPIERMGVDAFAAAAAEAGVDGVLTVDYPPEESSEFAQRLRAVGIDPIFLLAPTSTDERIAAVGKAASGYIYYVSLKGVTGAANLDVSNIASKIPAIKSQVQLPIGVGFGIRDASTARAVGEVADAVVIGSRLVQLLEEEPPQTAATALTRFVAEIRQALDGA from the coding sequence ATGTCCCGTATCGAACAAACATTCGCGGCGCTGGCCGCACGAAACAAGAAAGGGTTGATTCCGTTCATCACGGCCGGCTACCCGGACCCGGCGCGCACGGTCGAATTCATGCATGCGCTCGTGGCCGGCGGCGCCGACGTCATCGAGCTCGGCGTGCCGTTCTCGGACCCGATGGCCGACGGCCCCGTGGTCCAGCGCTCGTCGGAGCGCGCGCTCGCGCACGGCGTGACGTTGAAGCACGTGATCGCCGACGTGAAGCGGTTCCGCGAGCAGGATGCGAAGACGCCGGTCGTACTGATGGGCTACGCCAATCCGATCGAGCGCATGGGCGTCGATGCCTTTGCCGCCGCGGCTGCCGAAGCGGGCGTCGACGGTGTGCTGACGGTCGATTACCCGCCCGAGGAATCGTCGGAGTTCGCTCAGCGCTTGCGCGCGGTGGGCATCGATCCGATCTTCCTGCTCGCGCCTACCTCAACCGACGAGCGCATTGCGGCGGTTGGCAAAGCGGCGAGCGGCTACATCTACTACGTGTCGCTCAAAGGGGTGACGGGCGCCGCAAATCTGGACGTTTCCAACATCGCGAGTAAAATCCCGGCCATCAAGTCGCAAGTGCAGTTGCCTATCGGGGTCGGATTCGGGATCCGGGACGCCTCGACGGCACGCGCAGTGGGCGAGGTGGCCGATGCCGTCGTGATCGGCAGCCGTCTGGTGCAATTGCTCGAAGAGGAGCCGCCGCAGACGGCCGCCACGGCGCTGACGCGCTTCGTCGCCGAGATTCGCCAGGCGCTCGACGGCGCCTGA
- a CDS encoding DNA-methyltransferase yields MRDLIDEFDAPQAAAAGGALGSTSAPRLPIDLRNRDFLEDAQTVPDGSVDLIVADPPYGLGKDYGNDSDMRSGEDFLVWTRCWLDLAIPKLKASGSLYVFCTWQYAPEIFSFLKTKLTMVNEIIWDRRVPSMGGTTRRFTSVHDNIGFFAVSKDYYFDLDPVRIPYDAATKKARSRKLFEGSKWLEVGYNPKDVWSVSRLHRQHAERVDHPTQKPLEIVERMVLSSCPPGGRVLDPFMGSGTTAAACARHGRGFVGYEINENYCAIARERVAAISGAPLDAPAVAS; encoded by the coding sequence ATGCGTGATCTCATCGACGAATTCGACGCACCGCAGGCCGCGGCCGCCGGCGGCGCGCTCGGCAGCACGAGTGCGCCGCGCCTGCCCATCGATTTGCGCAACCGCGATTTTCTGGAAGATGCGCAAACGGTGCCCGACGGCTCGGTCGACCTGATCGTCGCCGATCCGCCTTATGGGCTCGGCAAGGACTACGGCAACGATTCCGACATGCGCTCGGGCGAAGATTTTCTCGTCTGGACGCGGTGTTGGCTCGATCTGGCCATCCCTAAGCTGAAGGCAAGCGGTTCGCTCTACGTCTTCTGCACCTGGCAGTACGCGCCGGAGATATTCTCGTTCCTGAAGACGAAGCTCACGATGGTCAACGAGATCATCTGGGACCGTCGCGTGCCCAGCATGGGCGGGACGACGCGCCGCTTCACGTCCGTACACGACAACATCGGGTTTTTCGCGGTATCGAAGGATTATTACTTCGATCTCGATCCCGTTCGAATCCCGTACGACGCGGCGACGAAGAAGGCGCGTTCGCGCAAGCTGTTCGAGGGCAGCAAGTGGCTCGAGGTCGGCTACAACCCGAAGGATGTGTGGTCGGTGTCGCGGCTGCATCGCCAGCATGCCGAGCGCGTCGATCACCCGACGCAAAAGCCGCTGGAAATCGTCGAGCGAATGGTGTTGTCGAGCTGCCCGCCCGGCGGCCGTGTCCTCGACCCATTCATGGGGAGTGGCACGACTGCGGCGGCTTGCGCGCGGCATGGGCGCGGGTTCGTCGGTTATGAGATCAATGAAAATTACTGCGCGATCGCGCGCGAGCGCGTGGCCGCCATCAGCGGCGCACCGCTCGACGCGCCCGCCGTCGCCTCGTAA
- the trpB gene encoding tryptophan synthase subunit beta: MYNLPDQRGHFGPYGGTFVAETLVHALDELRLAYEKYSQDPDFIAEYQHELKYFVGRPSPVYHARRWSELLGGAQLFLKREDLNHTGAHKVNNVIGQALLAKRMGKPRVIAETGAGQHGVATATIAARFGMECVVYMGAEDVRRQAANVYRMKLLGATVIPVESGSRTLKDALNEAMRDWVTNVESTFYIIGTVAGPHPYPMMVRDFQRVIGDECRVQMPELTGRQPDMVIACVGGGSNAMGIFYPYIDDTAVKLVGVEAAGEGIETGHHAASLIGGSPGVLHGNRTYLLQDENGQIIETHSISAGLDYPGVGPEHAWLKDSGRAQYVGITDDEALKAFHDCCRIEGIIPALESSHALAYAAKIAPTLPRDTHLLVNLSGRGDKDMHTVAERSGLAL, encoded by the coding sequence ATGTACAACCTTCCTGATCAACGGGGCCACTTCGGCCCATACGGCGGCACGTTCGTCGCCGAAACGCTCGTTCATGCCCTGGACGAGTTGCGCCTCGCCTACGAGAAGTACAGCCAAGATCCCGATTTCATCGCCGAGTATCAGCACGAGCTGAAGTATTTCGTCGGCCGTCCGTCGCCGGTCTATCACGCCCGACGCTGGAGCGAGCTGCTCGGCGGCGCGCAACTGTTCCTCAAGCGCGAGGATCTCAATCACACGGGCGCGCACAAGGTCAACAACGTCATCGGCCAAGCGTTGCTCGCCAAGCGCATGGGCAAGCCGCGCGTGATCGCCGAGACGGGCGCCGGCCAGCACGGCGTGGCCACCGCCACGATCGCGGCGCGCTTCGGCATGGAGTGCGTCGTCTACATGGGTGCCGAGGACGTGCGCCGGCAGGCCGCCAACGTCTATCGAATGAAGCTGCTCGGCGCCACGGTCATACCCGTCGAATCGGGTTCGCGCACGCTCAAGGACGCGTTGAACGAAGCGATGCGCGACTGGGTGACGAACGTCGAAAGCACGTTCTACATCATCGGCACCGTTGCGGGCCCGCATCCGTATCCGATGATGGTCCGCGATTTTCAACGCGTGATCGGCGACGAATGCCGCGTGCAGATGCCTGAACTCACGGGCCGGCAGCCTGACATGGTGATCGCCTGCGTCGGCGGGGGGTCCAATGCGATGGGCATCTTCTATCCGTACATCGACGATACGGCCGTCAAGCTGGTCGGCGTCGAGGCGGCGGGCGAGGGGATCGAAACGGGGCACCACGCCGCTTCGCTGATCGGCGGCAGCCCCGGCGTGCTGCACGGCAATCGCACCTACCTGCTGCAGGACGAAAACGGCCAGATCATCGAGACGCATTCGATTTCGGCGGGCCTCGACTATCCCGGCGTCGGCCCCGAGCACGCGTGGCTGAAGGACAGCGGCCGTGCGCAATACGTCGGCATCACCGACGACGAAGCGCTCAAGGCGTTCCACGACTGCTGCCGGATCGAGGGCATCATCCCCGCGCTCGAATCGAGTCACGCGCTTGCGTATGCGGCCAAGATCGCGCCGACGCTGCCGCGCGACACGCATTTGCTCGTCAACCTTTCGGGCCGCGGCGACAAGGATATGCACACAGTCGCCGAACGCTCGGGCCTTGCGCTCTGA
- a CDS encoding phosphoribosylanthranilate isomerase — protein sequence MTHAVPVSQAISQAIGPISRRTRIKLCGLSRRADVELAVELGADAIGLVFYPPSPRSVGVAEAIDLAGGLPPFVSVVGLFVNPTAAWVGEVTSNVALTMLQFHGDETPAQCEQLASVAGLPWLRALRIGADMRPADLVESALNYSTAGGLLFDTLVEGYGGGGKIFDWSLIPAELARRAVLSGGLNAQNVGDAIRRVRPYAVDVSSGIEVAGAKGVKDPARMAAFVRAVREADAG from the coding sequence ATGACCCACGCTGTCCCCGTTTCTCAAGCCATCTCGCAAGCCATCGGCCCGATTTCCCGGCGTACGCGCATCAAGCTTTGCGGCTTGTCGCGCCGCGCGGACGTCGAGCTGGCCGTCGAACTTGGCGCCGATGCGATCGGCCTCGTTTTTTATCCGCCGAGCCCGCGTTCGGTCGGCGTTGCCGAAGCCATCGATCTCGCCGGCGGGCTACCGCCGTTCGTCTCCGTCGTCGGCCTCTTCGTGAATCCGACCGCGGCGTGGGTCGGCGAAGTGACGAGCAATGTGGCGTTGACGATGCTGCAGTTCCACGGCGATGAAACGCCCGCGCAGTGCGAGCAGCTTGCGAGCGTCGCGGGGCTGCCGTGGCTGCGTGCCTTGCGCATCGGGGCGGATATGCGGCCTGCCGATTTGGTAGAATCGGCCCTTAACTATTCGACAGCCGGCGGCTTGCTCTTCGACACGCTCGTGGAAGGCTATGGCGGCGGCGGGAAGATATTCGATTGGTCACTTATTCCAGCAGAGCTCGCGCGTCGGGCCGTTTTGAGTGGTGGGTTGAACGCGCAAAACGTCGGTGACGCCATTCGGCGCGTGCGCCCCTACGCGGTCGATGTCTCGAGCGGCATCGAAGTAGCGGGCGCCAAGGGCGTGAAAGATCCCGCCCGAATGGCGGCGTTCGTGCGCGCGGTGCGCGAGGCGGACGCCGGGTGA
- the truA gene encoding tRNA pseudouridine(38-40) synthase TruA — MRIALGIQYDGTAFCGWQSQPHGKTVQDALERALADFACKPLHTVVAGRTDTGVHGLGQVVHFDTDLDRQDFSWVRGTNAFLPPSVAVTWAKQMPDDFHARFAAFERTYYYVLYVNAVRSPMLTGRAGWIHTPLDLDAMRAAAQCLIGEHDFSAFRSSECQAKTPIKHLYRIDIRQADDLIHFRFRANAFLHHMVRNLMGCLVAVGRGRHPVSWMADVLASRDRDCAAPTFMPEGLYLAHVGYPEAYAVPPAPLGSVPWSGIWSE, encoded by the coding sequence ATGCGCATCGCTCTCGGCATTCAGTACGACGGCACGGCGTTTTGCGGCTGGCAGTCGCAACCGCATGGCAAGACCGTGCAAGACGCGCTCGAACGGGCGCTGGCCGATTTCGCCTGCAAGCCGTTGCATACGGTCGTGGCGGGGCGCACGGACACGGGCGTGCATGGGCTCGGGCAGGTCGTTCATTTCGACACGGACCTCGATCGCCAGGATTTTTCGTGGGTGCGCGGCACGAACGCATTCTTGCCGCCGAGCGTGGCCGTGACGTGGGCCAAGCAGATGCCCGACGATTTCCACGCCCGCTTTGCCGCCTTCGAGCGCACCTATTACTACGTGCTCTATGTCAACGCCGTGCGCTCGCCGATGTTGACCGGCCGCGCCGGGTGGATTCACACGCCGCTCGATCTCGATGCCATGCGCGCCGCGGCGCAATGCTTGATCGGCGAGCACGACTTTTCGGCGTTTCGTTCGTCCGAGTGCCAGGCGAAAACGCCGATCAAGCATCTCTATCGAATCGACATCCGGCAGGCCGACGATTTGATCCATTTTCGCTTTCGGGCGAACGCGTTTCTGCATCATATGGTGCGCAACCTGATGGGCTGCCTCGTGGCCGTGGGCCGAGGGCGCCATCCCGTGTCGTGGATGGCAGACGTACTGGCAAGCCGCGATCGCGATTGCGCCGCGCCAACCTTCATGCCGGAGGGCCTTTACCTGGCCCATGTCGGCTACCCCGAGGCCTATGCGGTGCCGCCCGCGCCCCTCGGCAGTGTGCCTTGGAGCGGCATTTGGAGCGAGTGA
- a CDS encoding FimV/HubP family polar landmark protein, translated as MTTRSTRCVVPLAVACAWLACASPAGAASPATAGAAALAPVAQSMPAASAAMQYTVKPGQSLADIAAAATQSHDKAVLARAAKSIFDANPSAFMRGDPSLLKLGVVLDVPALDATGAVVKAAPAPAASASAPNANPVGAAASQGAAVGAKASGAPATQPAPAPGATALPAPASAVAGASAAAKAAAAAVAVAPKTAPAAAPRPQPSAPSGASGGHAWAGAIQSAPATAAPASGATQTPAGAVGASAGVAASGSVNASSPTVASGGTAASAGAAASASTAVVTSAPRPTVTTSSVATPAVAASHPKVTSLQQLLALKNRVLMELQQHGVGAPSMGHPAASGSAPPVAASGFSAPPPASGVAAASAPGRSRAGAAANRRFIGIGGYGFSLARNDIPAVAAIAAAIVAALLVLLGALGISRRRRPVPPVGGLTNGSATGAASPAQGADAAQTSLAPAATADDPVEAEFLAILARAPSSKRALMGLAGHYAERKNVRGFDEIAQRIYRLSGGRGPNWIHVASIGRQLDPDNPLFALEAGEGEEDALTGADEPGTPAEPSSETSPAAAALDDGASTETAARAASPAVEAAPSIELVPPETVAPHAPAVEEEPQTAHPGRPGSHETAVFEATPAAEATGVPGSEATLPPEAIAALGDLDLGLPPRIGPAVEGGAYPTERAGEPEHEAAEPAAGSAASIDGAAHVAPTDAPIEHAEPSERVDFQARASAMPAVYPGVSGLGAAPVGRLDLSFDLDLPGAAASERGGEHADAAPQPQFTPEQLARIARNKLDLATEYIALGDLGGARTLIHEVIESSDAATHDDAHALLATLAPLS; from the coding sequence ATGACAACACGTTCGACGCGCTGCGTCGTCCCCCTCGCGGTCGCCTGCGCTTGGCTCGCTTGCGCATCGCCCGCCGGGGCCGCGTCGCCCGCCACCGCGGGGGCAGCCGCCTTGGCGCCCGTCGCCCAGAGCATGCCCGCCGCTTCGGCCGCGATGCAGTACACCGTCAAGCCCGGGCAGTCGCTTGCCGATATTGCCGCGGCTGCCACTCAGTCGCACGACAAGGCGGTGCTGGCTCGGGCCGCGAAATCGATCTTCGATGCCAATCCGTCGGCATTCATGCGCGGCGATCCGAGCCTATTGAAGCTCGGCGTCGTGCTGGACGTTCCCGCGCTCGATGCGACGGGGGCGGTCGTCAAGGCCGCGCCGGCGCCGGCGGCCTCCGCCAGCGCGCCAAATGCGAATCCTGTCGGCGCTGCGGCATCACAAGGCGCCGCCGTTGGCGCGAAGGCGAGCGGCGCGCCCGCGACGCAGCCGGCACCCGCACCCGGCGCGACGGCCTTGCCCGCACCGGCCAGCGCAGTCGCGGGTGCGTCAGCTGCAGCCAAGGCGGCTGCGGCAGCCGTCGCGGTTGCCCCGAAGACTGCGCCGGCGGCCGCGCCTCGCCCGCAGCCGAGTGCGCCGAGCGGTGCGAGCGGCGGGCATGCTTGGGCCGGTGCCATTCAATCGGCACCGGCAACTGCGGCGCCGGCGAGCGGGGCGACCCAGACCCCGGCTGGCGCTGTCGGGGCGTCAGCCGGCGTCGCGGCGTCGGGGAGCGTGAACGCTTCGTCGCCGACGGTCGCATCCGGTGGAACCGCAGCGAGCGCGGGGGCAGCGGCGTCCGCATCCACGGCCGTCGTGACGAGTGCGCCGAGGCCCACCGTTACGACATCGTCCGTGGCAACGCCGGCCGTTGCGGCCTCGCATCCAAAGGTCACAAGTCTCCAGCAATTACTTGCACTCAAGAATCGCGTGTTGATGGAGCTGCAGCAGCATGGCGTCGGAGCCCCTTCGATGGGGCATCCCGCGGCATCGGGCAGTGCGCCGCCGGTCGCCGCTTCCGGTTTCTCGGCGCCGCCGCCGGCGTCGGGCGTGGCCGCCGCGTCCGCTCCGGGGCGCTCGCGTGCCGGAGCCGCCGCCAATCGACGTTTCATCGGCATCGGCGGCTATGGCTTCAGCCTGGCGCGCAACGATATTCCGGCTGTCGCCGCCATTGCCGCCGCCATCGTGGCGGCACTGCTCGTGTTGCTCGGCGCGCTCGGCATCAGCCGTCGCCGTCGCCCTGTGCCGCCGGTTGGCGGTTTGACCAACGGCTCCGCGACGGGTGCCGCTTCGCCCGCGCAGGGCGCGGACGCCGCTCAGACGTCGCTTGCCCCCGCCGCGACGGCGGATGACCCGGTCGAGGCCGAATTCTTGGCGATCCTCGCGCGCGCCCCGTCGAGCAAACGCGCGCTGATGGGGCTCGCCGGGCATTACGCCGAACGCAAGAACGTGCGAGGCTTCGACGAAATCGCCCAGCGCATCTACCGCCTTTCGGGCGGACGCGGCCCGAATTGGATTCACGTCGCGTCGATCGGACGTCAACTCGACCCGGACAATCCTCTGTTCGCGCTCGAAGCCGGCGAAGGCGAGGAGGATGCTTTGACCGGGGCCGACGAACCCGGTACGCCCGCCGAGCCGTCCTCCGAGACGAGTCCCGCGGCGGCGGCGCTGGACGACGGCGCATCGACCGAAACCGCCGCGCGCGCAGCGTCGCCGGCTGTCGAAGCCGCGCCTTCGATCGAGCTCGTGCCGCCTGAGACGGTTGCCCCGCACGCCCCGGCGGTGGAGGAGGAACCCCAAACAGCGCACCCGGGCCGGCCGGGATCGCACGAAACGGCTGTATTCGAGGCCACGCCCGCAGCCGAAGCCACCGGCGTGCCGGGGAGCGAGGCGACGCTGCCTCCGGAGGCGATCGCAGCGCTGGGTGATCTCGATCTGGGTTTGCCGCCGCGCATCGGCCCGGCGGTTGAAGGCGGCGCCTACCCTACAGAGCGAGCGGGCGAGCCGGAGCACGAAGCGGCCGAACCGGCGGCCGGTTCGGCTGCGAGCATCGATGGGGCCGCGCATGTCGCGCCGACGGACGCCCCCATTGAGCATGCCGAGCCGAGCGAGCGCGTTGATTTTCAAGCGCGGGCGAGCGCGATGCCCGCCGTCTACCCCGGGGTGTCTGGACTGGGCGCTGCGCCGGTCGGCCGCCTCGATCTCTCGTTCGACCTCGATTTGCCGGGCGCGGCCGCGAGCGAGCGCGGGGGCGAGCACGCCGACGCCGCGCCGCAGCCGCAATTCACCCCCGAGCAGCTTGCACGGATTGCCCGCAACAAGCTCGATCTGGCGACGGAGTACATTGCGCTCGGCGATCTGGGTGGCGCTCGCACGCTGATTCACGAAGTGATCGAGTCGAGCGACGCGGCGACGCACGACGACGCGCACGCGCTTCTCGCGACGCTCGCGCCGCTTTCCTGA
- the asd gene encoding aspartate-semialdehyde dehydrogenase gives MNVGLVGWRGMVGSVLMQRMQQEGDFDLIEPVFFSTSNVGGNAPSFAKNETKLKDATSIDDLKKCDVVITCQGGDYTNEVFPKLRAAGWKGYWIDAASSLRMSDDAVIILDPVNLGVIKEALVAGTKNFIGGNCTVSLMLMALGGLFNENLVDWMTAMTYQAASGAGAQNMRELLSQMGTLHSAVKEQLADPASAILDIDRRVLETMNADAMPTQHFGVPLAGSLIPWIDKDLGNGMSKEEWKGGAEANKILGKPAMGQPGSVPVDGLCVRIGAMRCHSQAMTIKLKKDVPLDEINGILAAANDWVKVVPNEREASMRELSPAVVTGTLSVPVGRLRKLAMGGEYLSAFTVGDQLLWGAAEPLRRMLRILLEK, from the coding sequence ATGAACGTAGGTCTCGTAGGTTGGCGCGGCATGGTCGGCAGCGTCCTGATGCAGCGAATGCAGCAGGAAGGCGATTTCGATCTGATCGAACCGGTGTTTTTCAGCACCAGCAACGTGGGCGGAAACGCGCCGTCGTTCGCCAAGAACGAGACGAAGCTCAAAGACGCCACGAGCATCGACGATCTGAAGAAGTGCGACGTCGTCATCACCTGTCAAGGCGGCGATTACACGAACGAGGTGTTTCCGAAGCTGCGCGCCGCGGGCTGGAAGGGCTATTGGATCGATGCTGCTTCGTCGCTGCGCATGTCCGACGACGCCGTCATCATCCTCGATCCCGTCAATCTTGGCGTGATCAAGGAAGCGCTCGTGGCGGGCACGAAGAATTTCATCGGCGGCAACTGCACGGTCAGCCTCATGCTGATGGCGCTCGGCGGGCTCTTCAACGAGAATCTCGTCGATTGGATGACGGCCATGACCTATCAGGCCGCGTCGGGTGCAGGCGCGCAAAACATGCGCGAACTGCTGTCGCAAATGGGCACGCTGCACAGCGCCGTCAAGGAGCAACTGGCCGATCCCGCTTCGGCCATCCTCGACATCGACCGGCGCGTGCTCGAAACGATGAACGCCGATGCGATGCCGACGCAGCATTTCGGCGTGCCGCTCGCCGGCTCGCTGATTCCTTGGATCGACAAGGATCTCGGCAACGGCATGTCGAAGGAAGAGTGGAAGGGCGGCGCCGAGGCGAACAAGATCCTCGGCAAGCCGGCAATGGGGCAGCCCGGTTCGGTTCCCGTCGACGGCCTGTGCGTGCGTATCGGCGCGATGCGCTGCCACTCTCAAGCCATGACCATCAAGCTGAAGAAGGACGTGCCGCTCGATGAGATCAACGGTATCCTTGCGGCGGCGAACGATTGGGTCAAGGTCGTGCCGAACGAGCGCGAAGCATCGATGCGCGAATTGTCGCCGGCTGTCGTGACCGGGACGCTGTCGGTTCCCGTCGGCCGTTTGCGCAAGCTCGCGATGGGCGGGGAGTATCTGTCGGCTTTCACGGTCGGCGATCAACTTTTGTGGGGCGCGGCCGAGCCGCTGCGCCGCATGCTGCGCATCCTGCTGGAGAAGTAA